The segment CCAGATGGAGCTTTTGGGAACAGAGCATGCAAAGTTCCTTGGCGCTGAGGTCATAGACACAATTCTGGTACCCGGCGTATATGATATGCCTCTTGCTATCAAGAAACTTTGCAAGAGAGACGACATCGATGCTGTGATCACAATTGGCATTGTGATCGAAGGTGCTACAAAGCACGACGAGATTGTTGTCCAGCATGCTGCAAGGAAGATCACCGATCTTTCACTTGAATTTGACAAACCAGTGACACTTGGTATTGCAGGACCTGGCATGACACGCATGGAAGCACACCA is part of the Methanococcoides methylutens genome and harbors:
- the ribH gene encoding 6,7-dimethyl-8-ribityllumazine synthase, which gives rise to MSDSEPIRLGFVVAEFNRDLTYQMELLGTEHAKFLGAEVIDTILVPGVYDMPLAIKKLCKRDDIDAVITIGIVIEGATKHDEIVVQHAARKITDLSLEFDKPVTLGIAGPGMTRMEAHQRVDYAKRAVEAAVKLVRRLK